Proteins encoded within one genomic window of Festucalex cinctus isolate MCC-2025b chromosome 18, RoL_Fcin_1.0, whole genome shotgun sequence:
- the nsg2 gene encoding neuronal vesicle trafficking-associated protein 2, which yields MVKLGSRVQDNKASKAASVEDGFQNVPLITPLDVGGLQGHAPDKVVVKTRTEYQTEKKRLKVPKVDEFTISFTDGVSERLKVTILIILALAFLACIVFLVVYKAFTYDHACPDGFLYKHKRCIPASLEAYYAAQDANSRGRFYTVISHYSVAKQTTSHSVSPWLPGGQPRDAKPPHAAGDAH from the exons ATGGTGAAACTGGGGAGTCGCGTTCAGGACAACAAAGCGTCCAAAGCGGCGAGCGTGGAGGACGGCTTCCAAAACGTGCCGCTCATCACGCCGCTGGACGTGGGCGGCCTGCAGGGTCACGCCCCCGACAAG GTGGTGGTGAAAACTCGCACCGAGTACCAGACGGAGAAGAAGCGGCTGAAAGTTCCCAAAGTGGACGAGTTCACCATCAGCTTCACCGACGGCGTGTCCGAGAGACTCAAG GTGACCATCCTGATCATCTTGGCCTTGGCCTTCCTGGCCTGCATCGTCTTCCTGGTGGTCTACAAGGCCTTCACTTACGACCACGCCTGCCCGGACGGATTCCTCTATAAG cACAAGCGCTGCATCCCGGCCTCGCTGGAGGCGTACTACGCCGCGCAGGATGCCAACTCCAGGGGGCGCTTCTACACCGTCATCAGCCACTACAGCGTGGCCAAGCAGACCACCTCGCACTCCGTCTCCCCCTGGCTGCCCGGCGGGCAGCCGCGCGACGCCAAGCCCCCGCACGCCGCCGGCGACGCCCACTGA